From the Ignavibacteriales bacterium genome, the window CGTTCAGAATATTAATTCCGCTCTCGATTTTATACTCATCAACAAAGAATGCTCTCGGCAGATAATTCTTATTTTCGTAAACCAACCTTGTCCCCTGGAATACAGGTACATATCCTGCTGTGTCTTCCAATGGCTTATCTGTAATTAAGTACTTCACATCAGCCACATCTAGTAGAATTGGATTCATGTCCCCGGCAACATCGATTGCATCCTGATAATTTCGGATCTTTGCACCTTGGTATCCGTTAAATTGATGAAGTCTGTAAAATGCTAAAAAGTTATTTGTTGTCAGTTTTCCGCCGCTGTACTCTGCGGTTCTATAACGGTATGTGTCAGGGTCGTTAGTCAAAATAAAATTCACATAGTCACTTTTCGCAAACATCTGTTCCTTATCTTGTGCATTATCCCAGTGTAGTGTTTTTGAACTTATATTCCAAAGATCAAAGACTGCCAGCATTATAACAATACCTCCAAAGATTCCAGGGGATAATTTCTTCTGGGTGTAGAAATACGCAGCGATTAATACACCAAGAAGTAATATTGAATGCAATCTCATATCGGCGGTAACGTTTTTATATGCTTCGGGAGCTATCTGTTGATTAAAATATTGGTCGACCTGCTGTGGTGGATATCCTTGTTGTTTGAGTTCGCTTGCCTTAGGTCCCGTTGCGACGGATTCTTTATAGGAACCTTCAAACCCTATTAATGAAATTATGAACATTAGTCCGGCAAGCCCCATTAAAACAAAACTTAGCTTCTTGAATTTATTTTGCATTACTTTGTCCTTAGCAGCATCCAGGATAGATTTGAATCCATATCCTGCCAAAATCAAAAACGCAAAGTCTAGGAAATAGTGAATCATAACAGGTGCACGGAAACTTCCAAAGAGCGGGAAATGATAAAAAAACAGGTCGAAAATTATCGGCCAGGTCCTGCCAAATGAAAGAAATAAAAAGAAAACCACTATAATAGTGAGCGCTTGTGCGGAGACATTCTTTCTAAAGTTCATAAATATTCCTACAAGAGCCAAAAGGAAAACGATCACCCCGAAATATACCGGTGAATCCGTGAACGGCATCTGCCCCCAGTATGTATTTGCTCTCTGCCCGTTAACCTCCACATTTCCAAATCCATAATAGTAAGGTAATATAAATGTCATTACTTCACCCGGGCTAAATGACCAGTTAGTCGCGTACTGGTAATCGAGAGGGGAGTCGTTCTTTGTCGCAGGGTTGTTCAACTGTTCTATGTTTGCCTGTCCCCGGATCGAATATTTATTATACTCTTTTACCGATAAGATTATATTTGCATCCATCGCAACGGCAATAAGACCGCCCGCAATTAAAACAAGCCCGGCTTTTACCATCACCATATACTTTTCCTTTTTGATGATCTTGTATATAAGCGTATATCCGTAATAAATTGCTATCATCATGTATGCATAAAACAGCATCTGAATATGATGAAAGTGGAGCTGCATGTACATCAATATTGCAAGTACCGGCAGGTATATTAAATATTTCCTCCAGTTTGTTAATCCGGAGTCGATCGTCTTATCTATAGTTAGTAATATCAGCGGAAAAAAAGAAAACGTCATCATTTTAGTATGGTGTCCAACTATGATTAATTGGATCGTACCAGTGGCTAGTACCCCACATAATGCACAAAATAATGCGATTGTATTATTCTTAAATTTATAACGGATGTAAAAGTATGTAGAAATAGCAAAAAGAAAATAATAAGGAACTGTTAACTTGAATAAGTTATCACCTGCAAGGCCGTTAATTATGTTATCCCAAATAAAAGAGAAAAAATTATTCGAAGCAGGAAGGCTCATTGTTAGTGATGCTAAGGAAGGCATCCCACCGAATATATAGGGCAACCATAAAGGAAAGATTCCGTTTGCTTTTGCATCTTCCAAAAATGTCTTAAAGCTATATGGTGATAGATTATCCGGAGAGGCAAAGATCTTTCCGCCAAATATTCCATCACCAAAGAAAATTAAGATTGCTAATACTATGATTCCTATATAAATATAATCTTGATACTTCTCAAATGGGGATTCACCCTGGCTTTTCTTAATGTCTGTTAGTGTCTTGGAGTGCTGTTGCTTTTTATGAGTGGATTTAGCCTTTGATTTTGCCATTAAATAAGGAGATTATGTTCATAAACTATTCAAAATACGATTTTTCAGCACTCTAATAAATACTAAATTAAATTTTTTAAATTGATACTACATAAGGAAGTAAGTAAATTGAAAATTAATAGTTAAAGCAAATTTTTCGCTTTGGGGCGAATTCAGGCGCAAGCTTTAAAAAATACTGTTTTTTCCTACATTGGACTGGTCTTAGGCTACCTTAATGTGGTAATATTATTTCCAGCCTATTTTAGTGTAGAAGAGTTCGGCCTTATACAATTACTTGCGGGAATGGCGATCGTTTATTCCCAGCTTTCTGCTCTAGGACTGACAAATGCTATAGTTCGTTTCTTCCCCTTTTTCA encodes:
- a CDS encoding YfhO family protein yields the protein MAKSKAKSTHKKQQHSKTLTDIKKSQGESPFEKYQDYIYIGIIVLAILIFFGDGIFGGKIFASPDNLSPYSFKTFLEDAKANGIFPLWLPYIFGGMPSLASLTMSLPASNNFFSFIWDNIINGLAGDNLFKLTVPYYFLFAISTYFYIRYKFKNNTIALFCALCGVLATGTIQLIIVGHHTKMMTFSFFPLILLTIDKTIDSGLTNWRKYLIYLPVLAILMYMQLHFHHIQMLFYAYMMIAIYYGYTLIYKIIKKEKYMVMVKAGLVLIAGGLIAVAMDANIILSVKEYNKYSIRGQANIEQLNNPATKNDSPLDYQYATNWSFSPGEVMTFILPYYYGFGNVEVNGQRANTYWGQMPFTDSPVYFGVIVFLLALVGIFMNFRKNVSAQALTIIVVFFLFLSFGRTWPIIFDLFFYHFPLFGSFRAPVMIHYFLDFAFLILAGYGFKSILDAAKDKVMQNKFKKLSFVLMGLAGLMFIISLIGFEGSYKESVATGPKASELKQQGYPPQQVDQYFNQQIAPEAYKNVTADMRLHSILLLGVLIAAYFYTQKKLSPGIFGGIVIMLAVFDLWNISSKTLHWDNAQDKEQMFAKSDYVNFILTNDPDTYRYRTAEYSGGKLTTNNFLAFYRLHQFNGYQGAKIRNYQDAIDVAGDMNPILLDVADVKYLITDKPLEDTAGYVPVFQGTRLVYENKNYLPRAFFVDEYKIESGINILNAMKNGTFDPKTTALLEEDPGVQIQKPDSGASITMTDFEIQHIKYDVNATGNNMLVFSEIYYPAGWNAYIDGQETKVYKTDYLFRSIVVPAGQHKVEFKFEPQSYATGKSVSLAANIFVVLLLIAGIGGTYMGKKKGESTSEKKEDKQEEEKSGEESK